The proteins below are encoded in one region of Arthrobacter sp. CJ23:
- a CDS encoding ABC transporter permease, with protein sequence MLRVALSQLSTHARRFIAVGLAVMLSVAFLSTTLMVGASTQASLGASLGEAYRKADLVATPGLGAAFDQAAVEAAASAPAVKDSYAERTAPALFTSGGTSGGDEQIGMLRNLAPQALESAVLSSGKLPSAPFEAALDAKSAGHLGLTAGSVLELRGSGQDKPLKVTITGLVQASNDPFSAAMAQLLATDSTLDAVQEAGAGYTGLQLLLKPGQDVAAAKDYVARRMEAAGASGAAVQTAQEKVTSVVASFSGGQDQLTVILLAFAGVAILVSALVVANTFAVLVAQRTRELALLRCLGAGKAQIRGSVLLEAFVVGFVSSVMGVLAGVGLMSGLIAWARSTPDKAFATLAVPPSAIIAGLVAGTLLTVVAALIPAKAATAVAPLAALRPADDAKVGNKRGRVRLVLGILALLAGIPALVFGAISVMLPVAMLGGAVSFVGLLLCASLFIPSVVAWAGHLAAPAGVPGRLAAVNATRNPARTSATAAALLIGVTLVTMMMTGAATSRQAFNSTLAETYPVDLAAGIAGSGLADGGTASGTAVDPVRAVEQIKALDGVAAAVLLRPAGTLGGTAYPDGGPAVYAVSAQDAASVLRDDKLQPTAGTVYLPKDSPKGPATLAGAGGATQHDAVVLRTRHVVPFLVGPTTAGAPAGGAPAGATGSAGSSAAGSSAAGSSAAGSPAVSAPAGMVWVKLDDSVAADRVPGIQKEVAAALGVPERTISGAAIERVTFNSIIDVLLLVVTGLLGVAVVIALIGVANTLSLSVLERTRENSLLRALGLTKGQLRGMLAIEAVLVAGVAAVIGTALGVGYGWLGAQASLGSLADVVPAVPWLQLLGVFGVAVVAGLLASVLPARRAARLSPVEGLATA encoded by the coding sequence ATGCTTCGCGTTGCCCTGTCACAACTCTCCACCCATGCCAGGCGGTTCATTGCCGTGGGCCTGGCCGTGATGCTCTCGGTGGCCTTCCTGTCCACCACGCTCATGGTCGGCGCCAGCACCCAGGCTTCCCTGGGCGCCAGCCTGGGCGAGGCCTACCGCAAAGCGGACCTCGTAGCCACTCCGGGCCTGGGCGCGGCCTTCGACCAGGCCGCCGTGGAGGCCGCCGCCTCCGCGCCTGCGGTCAAGGACTCCTACGCCGAGCGCACCGCACCGGCTCTCTTCACCTCCGGCGGCACGTCCGGCGGCGACGAGCAGATCGGCATGCTCCGCAACCTGGCCCCGCAGGCCCTGGAAAGCGCGGTGTTGTCCTCCGGCAAGCTCCCCTCGGCACCGTTCGAGGCCGCCCTCGACGCCAAGTCCGCCGGGCACCTCGGGCTCACTGCCGGCAGCGTCCTGGAGCTGCGGGGATCCGGGCAGGACAAGCCCCTCAAGGTGACCATCACCGGGCTGGTCCAGGCCAGCAACGATCCCTTCTCGGCGGCCATGGCACAGCTCCTGGCCACGGACTCCACCCTCGACGCCGTCCAGGAGGCCGGAGCCGGCTACACCGGGCTGCAGCTGCTCCTCAAGCCCGGCCAGGACGTGGCCGCCGCCAAGGACTACGTGGCGCGCAGGATGGAGGCGGCCGGGGCCTCCGGCGCCGCCGTCCAGACTGCCCAGGAGAAGGTGACCTCCGTGGTGGCATCCTTCAGCGGCGGGCAGGACCAGCTCACCGTGATCCTGCTGGCCTTCGCCGGCGTTGCCATCCTGGTCTCCGCCCTGGTAGTGGCCAACACCTTCGCCGTGCTGGTGGCGCAGCGCACCCGCGAACTGGCGCTGCTGCGCTGCCTCGGCGCGGGCAAGGCCCAGATCCGGGGCTCGGTGCTGCTCGAAGCATTCGTGGTGGGCTTTGTCTCCTCCGTGATGGGCGTCCTCGCCGGCGTCGGACTCATGTCCGGGCTCATCGCCTGGGCGCGCAGCACGCCGGACAAGGCGTTCGCAACACTGGCCGTCCCGCCGTCGGCAATCATCGCCGGGCTGGTGGCCGGAACCCTGCTGACCGTCGTCGCGGCCCTCATCCCCGCGAAGGCGGCCACCGCCGTCGCGCCGCTGGCCGCGCTGCGGCCCGCCGACGACGCCAAGGTGGGCAACAAGCGCGGCAGGGTCCGTCTGGTGCTGGGCATCCTGGCGCTGCTTGCCGGCATTCCCGCCCTGGTGTTCGGAGCCATCTCCGTGATGCTGCCCGTGGCCATGCTGGGCGGCGCGGTGTCCTTCGTGGGCCTGCTGCTGTGCGCCAGCCTGTTCATCCCCTCCGTGGTGGCGTGGGCCGGGCACCTCGCGGCCCCGGCCGGCGTGCCCGGCAGGCTGGCCGCCGTCAACGCGACGCGCAACCCGGCGCGGACCTCCGCCACGGCTGCCGCGCTGCTGATCGGCGTCACGCTGGTGACCATGATGATGACCGGTGCGGCGACCTCGCGGCAGGCCTTCAACAGCACCCTTGCCGAGACGTACCCAGTGGACCTGGCCGCGGGGATTGCGGGGTCCGGGCTTGCCGACGGCGGCACGGCCTCCGGCACGGCGGTGGATCCGGTCCGCGCGGTGGAGCAGATCAAGGCGCTCGACGGCGTCGCTGCCGCCGTGCTGCTCCGGCCTGCCGGCACGCTGGGCGGCACAGCCTATCCCGACGGCGGCCCCGCGGTCTACGCGGTCTCCGCGCAGGACGCAGCCTCGGTGCTGCGCGACGACAAACTGCAGCCCACCGCGGGAACCGTCTACCTTCCCAAGGATTCCCCCAAAGGTCCGGCGACGCTCGCCGGAGCCGGCGGAGCCACGCAACACGACGCCGTCGTGCTCCGGACACGGCATGTGGTGCCGTTCCTGGTGGGCCCGACGACGGCGGGTGCTCCTGCGGGGGGTGCTCCTGCGGGGGCGACAGGCTCGGCCGGTTCTTCAGCAGCCGGTTCTTCGGCAGCCGGTTCTTCAGCAGCCGGTTCCCCGGCGGTCAGCGCGCCGGCCGGGATGGTCTGGGTGAAACTGGACGATAGTGTTGCCGCAGACCGGGTGCCGGGCATCCAGAAGGAAGTGGCCGCGGCGCTGGGCGTTCCCGAGCGGACCATCAGCGGTGCGGCCATCGAGCGCGTGACATTCAACAGCATCATCGACGTGCTCCTGCTGGTCGTAACAGGATTGCTCGGCGTGGCGGTGGTGATCGCCCTCATCGGTGTTGCAAACACGCTCTCGCTGTCCGTCCTGGAGCGGACGCGGGAGAACTCGCTGCTGCGGGCCCTGGGCCTGACCAAGGGCCAGCTGCGCGGCATGCTCGCGATCGAAGCGGTTCTCGTGGCCGGCGTGGCGGCCGTGATCGGCACGGCCCTGGGCGTCGGCTACGGCTGGCTGGGGGCGCAGGCCTCGCTCGGCAGCCTGGCGGACGTGGTCCCGGCCGTGCCGTGGCTGCAGTTGCTCGGCGTATTCGGCGTGGCCGTGGTGGCCGGACTCCTCGCCTCGGTGCTCCCGGCCCGGCGTGCAGCCCGCCTCTCCCCCGTCGAGGGCCTCGCCACGGCGTAG
- the metG gene encoding methionine--tRNA ligase, whose amino-acid sequence MTSAEKPPFYISTAISYPNGVPHIGHAYEVIAADAMARFKRLDGHEVFFMTGTDEHGLKMQQSAEKEGLTAKELADRNSAAFKQMSQDLGISHDRFIRTTDEDHYTASQAIWKKMEANGDIYLSKYEGWYSVRDEAYYVEDDTLVKDDGLRYTKETDTEVTWTAEESYFFRLSAYQDRLLALYEAQPEFGAPQYRFNEVISFVKRGLEDLSISRTTFDWGVPVPGDANHVMYVWVDALTNYLTGVGYPDVESESFRKFWPADVHVIGKDISRFHAIYWPAFLLSAGLELPKRVMIHGFLTNNGVKMSKSLGNVVAPQDFVAQYGLDQVRFFFLREVPFGADGSYNHEAIVGRMNADLANNFGNLAQRSLSMVAKNCEGKVPVPGAFTDADTALLAQASELLATARAAFDKQEFSRALEAIWGVLGDTNAYFADQAPWVLRKTDVERMNTVLYVTLEVVRIVALLAQPVMPAAAAKLLDVLGQPEGEARRFDAIATPIVAGTELPAPAPVFPRYEEPAEA is encoded by the coding sequence GTGACGTCCGCAGAGAAGCCCCCGTTCTACATCTCCACTGCCATCAGCTACCCCAACGGCGTGCCGCACATCGGCCACGCCTACGAGGTCATTGCCGCCGATGCCATGGCACGGTTCAAGCGCCTCGACGGCCATGAGGTCTTCTTCATGACCGGAACGGACGAGCACGGGCTGAAGATGCAGCAGTCGGCCGAGAAGGAGGGCCTCACGGCCAAGGAACTCGCCGACCGCAACTCCGCAGCCTTCAAGCAGATGAGCCAGGACCTGGGCATCTCCCACGACCGCTTCATCCGGACCACGGACGAGGACCACTACACCGCCTCGCAGGCCATCTGGAAGAAGATGGAAGCCAACGGCGACATCTACCTGTCCAAGTACGAGGGCTGGTACTCCGTCCGCGACGAGGCGTACTACGTCGAAGACGACACCCTGGTCAAGGACGACGGCCTGCGGTACACCAAGGAGACCGACACGGAGGTCACCTGGACGGCAGAGGAAAGCTACTTCTTCCGCCTGTCCGCGTACCAGGACAGGCTGCTCGCCCTCTACGAGGCGCAGCCGGAGTTCGGCGCGCCGCAGTACCGCTTCAACGAGGTCATCAGCTTCGTCAAGCGCGGCCTGGAGGACCTCTCCATCAGCCGCACCACCTTCGACTGGGGCGTACCCGTCCCGGGCGACGCGAACCACGTCATGTACGTGTGGGTGGACGCGCTGACCAACTACCTCACCGGTGTGGGCTACCCCGACGTCGAGTCGGAATCGTTCCGGAAGTTCTGGCCGGCCGACGTCCACGTCATTGGCAAGGACATCTCCCGCTTCCATGCGATCTACTGGCCCGCGTTCCTCTTGAGCGCAGGCCTGGAGCTGCCCAAGCGCGTCATGATCCACGGCTTCCTCACGAACAACGGCGTGAAGATGTCCAAGTCCCTCGGTAACGTGGTGGCACCGCAGGACTTCGTGGCCCAGTACGGCCTGGACCAGGTCCGCTTCTTCTTCCTGCGCGAAGTGCCTTTCGGGGCCGACGGCAGCTACAACCACGAGGCCATCGTCGGCCGCATGAACGCGGACCTGGCCAACAACTTCGGCAACCTGGCACAGCGTTCGCTGTCCATGGTGGCCAAGAACTGCGAAGGCAAGGTGCCGGTACCCGGTGCCTTCACCGATGCCGACACGGCCCTGCTGGCCCAGGCCAGCGAACTGCTCGCCACGGCCCGCGCCGCGTTCGACAAGCAGGAATTCAGCCGCGCCCTCGAGGCCATCTGGGGCGTGCTGGGCGACACCAACGCCTACTTCGCGGACCAGGCCCCGTGGGTGCTGCGCAAGACCGACGTCGAGCGCATGAACACGGTCCTGTACGTCACCCTCGAGGTGGTCCGCATCGTGGCGCTCCTGGCCCAGCCGGTCATGCCGGCAGCCGCCGCCAAGCTGCTCGACGTTCTGGGACAGCCGGAGGGTGAGGCCCGCCGGTTCGACGCCATCGCGACTCCGATCGTAGCCGGCACCGAACTGCCCGCCCCGGCACCGGTGTTCCCCCGTTACGAGGAGCCCGCCGAAGCCTGA
- a CDS encoding ABC transporter ATP-binding protein → MTDNLHTELTATAESTDESLQTRANTIVKAADHATPLALSRITIHYGGDKGGAEPVDVVDDFDLTLHAGEMHCIAGRSGSGKTSILTVSAGLTLPTSGRVFWEGTSLENMGDDEIADRRRALIGYVDQGGALIDGMSALENVLLPAVPDGEVEQRTEMAKDLLDLVGLGRRMRHRPAQLSGGERQRVAIARALILGTRVLVVDEPTASLDRAAANRIIGILKDTTSDGIAVLVASHDHELVRLSDTLTELN, encoded by the coding sequence ATGACTGACAACCTCCACACCGAGCTGACGGCGACCGCGGAATCCACCGACGAGTCGCTCCAGACGCGCGCCAACACCATCGTGAAGGCCGCCGACCACGCGACCCCGCTCGCACTGAGCCGGATCACCATCCACTACGGTGGGGACAAGGGCGGCGCCGAGCCGGTCGACGTCGTCGACGATTTCGACCTGACCCTGCACGCCGGCGAGATGCACTGCATCGCCGGGCGCAGTGGCTCCGGCAAGACCAGCATCCTGACGGTGAGCGCCGGGCTGACGCTCCCGACGTCGGGACGGGTCTTCTGGGAGGGCACCTCGCTGGAGAACATGGGCGACGACGAGATCGCCGACCGCCGCCGGGCCCTGATCGGCTACGTGGACCAGGGCGGCGCCCTGATCGACGGCATGAGCGCCCTTGAGAACGTGCTGCTTCCCGCCGTGCCCGACGGCGAAGTGGAGCAGCGTACGGAGATGGCCAAGGACCTCCTGGACCTGGTGGGCCTGGGCCGGCGCATGCGTCACCGTCCCGCGCAGCTCTCCGGCGGTGAGCGCCAGCGCGTGGCCATCGCCCGTGCGCTGATCCTGGGCACCCGCGTGCTGGTGGTGGACGAACCCACGGCCAGCCTGGACCGCGCCGCCGCGAACCGCATCATCGGCATCCTGAAGGACACCACCAGCGACGGCATCGCCGTGCTGGTGGCCTCGCATGACCATGAGCTCGTCCGTCTCAGCGACACGCTGACCGAACTGAACTAG